The Impatiens glandulifera chromosome 3, dImpGla2.1, whole genome shotgun sequence genome contains a region encoding:
- the LOC124929122 gene encoding ruBisCO large subunit-binding protein subunit beta, chloroplastic yields MASTISTMLSAGSFAAPSSLTSNRKVPNSSDRLSSTASISTSSFVRRQHVIPHKTSSVRISAMAKELHFNKDGSAIKKLQNGVNKLADLVGVTLGPKGRNVVLESKYGSPKIVNDGVTVAKEVELEDPVENIGAKLVRQAAAKTNDLAGDGTTTSVVLAQGLIAEGVKVVAAGANPVLITRGIEKTAKALVLELKKISKEVEDGELADVAAVSAGNNYEVGNMIAEALSKVGRKGVVTLEEGRSAENSLYVVEGMQFDRGYISPYFVTDSEKMAVEFENCKLLLVDKKITNARDLINVLEDAIRGGYPIVIIAEDIEQEALATLVVNKLRGALKIAALKAPGFGERKSQYLDDIAILTGGTVIREEVGLTLDKAGKEVLGHAAKIVLTKETTTIVGDGSTQDAVTKRVAQIRNLIEAADQEYEKEKLNERIAKLSGGVAVIQVGAQTETELKEKKLRVEDALNATKAAVEEGIVVGGGCTLLRLASKVDAIKETLANDEEKVGADIVKRALSYPLKLIAKNAGVNGSVVSEKVLANDNPKYGYNAATGKYEDLMAAGIIDPTKVVRCCLEHAASVAKTFLMSDCVVVEIKEPEPIPAGNPMDNSGYGY; encoded by the exons ATGGCCTCTACAATCTCAACTATGTTGTCAGCGGGTTCATTTGCTGCACCTAGTTCTCTTACAAGCAATAGAAAAGTTCCAAATTCGTCAGACAGGTTGTCCTCAACTGCTTCTATAAGCACGAGCTCTTTTGTTAGGAGACAGCATGTTATTCCTCATAAAACATCTTCTGTAAGAATCAGTGCCATGGCAAAGGAGTTGCATTTCAACAAGGATGGTTCTGCTATTAAAAAGTTGCAA AACGGTGTGAATAAGCTTGCTGATCTTGTTGGGGTTACTCTTGGTCCAAAAGGTCGGAATGTTGTTCTAGAGAGCAAGTATGGTTCCCCGAAAATTGTTAATGATGGAGTCACTGTGGCCAAAGAG GTTGAGTTGGAAGATCCGGTAGAGAACATTGGGGCAAAATTGGTTAGACAAGCAGCTGCTAAGACAAATGATTTGGCTGGTGACGGGACAACAACTTCTGTTGTTCTTGCTCAGGGTCTTATTGCTGAAGGTGTCAAG GTGGTAGCTGCTGGGGCCAACCCTGTTCTTATTACTAGAGGAATTGAGAAGACTGCAAAAGCATTGGTATTAGAGCTCAAGAAAATTTCGAAAGAG GTTGAAGATGGTGAACTTGCGGATGTGGCTGCTGTTAGTGCTGGGAACAACTACGAAGTGGGAAATATGATCGCAGAAGCATTGAGCAAAGTGGGACGGAAGGGTGTAGTGACTCTAGAAGAGGGGAGGAGTGCTGAGAACAGTCTTTACGTTGTTGAAGGAATGCAATTTGATCGTGGTTATATTTCACCTTACTTTGTGACAGACAGTGAGAAAATGGCTGTTGAATTTGAAAACTGTAAA CTTCTACTTGTTGACAAGAAGATAACAAATGCGAGAGATCTCATTAATGTCTTGGAAGATGCGATTAGAGGAGGATACCCAATTGTGATAATTGCAGAAGATATTGAACAAGAAGCTTTGGCAACTCTAGTTGTAAACAAGCTAAGAGGGGCACTGAAGATCGCTGCGTTGAAAGCTCCTGGTTTTGGAGAAAGAAAAAGCCAGTATCTAGATGACATAGCAATCCTAACAGGAG GAACTGTGATCAGGGAAGAAGTAGGTCTTACCTTAGACAAAGCCGGCAAAGAAGTCTTGGGGCATGCTGCTAAAATCGTGCTTACTAAAGAGACTACAACTATAGTCGGGGATGGGAGCACACAGGATGCTGTAACCAAGCGTGTTGCACAGATTAGGAACTTGATAGAG GCAGCAGACCAGGAATACGAGAAGGAAAAACTCAACGAAAGAATTGCAAAACTATCTGGTGGTGTGGCAGTCATTCAG GTTGGAGCTCAAACTGAGACAGAGCTGAAAGAAAAGAAACTGAGAGTAGAAGATGCTCTTAATGCTACAAAG GCTGCTGTTGAGGAAGGCATTGTTGTTGGTGGTGGATGCACCCTACTGAGGCTAGCTTCAAAAGTTGATGCCATTAAGGAAACCCTTGCAAATGATGAGGAAAAG GTTGGAGCAGATATCGTAAAGAGAGCTCTAAGTTATCCATTGAAGTTAATTGCCAAAAATGCTGGTGTTAATGGAAGTGTTGTCAGCGAAAAG GTGCTTGCTAATGACAACCCGAAATACGGTTATAATGCTGCCACTGGAAAGTATGAGGATCTTATGGCTGCTGGTATAATAGATCCAACCAAG GTGGTTCGGTGTTGTTTGGAGCATGCTGCTTCGGTtgcaaaaacatttttaatgtCAGACTGTGTTGTGGTGGAGATAAAGGAACCGGAACCCATTCCAGCTGGAAATCCAATGGATAATTCAG GATACGGTTACTAA
- the LOC124929124 gene encoding UDP-glycosyltransferase 74E2-like isoform X3: protein MGELGAHVLAIPFPTQGHINPILQFSKRLSSKGVKVTIIATTFMSKSLPQLQKAAADASIQVDCISDGYNPGDNFPTVDECLARFNDVVPQTLTQLIVDKHLNSDHPPTVLIYDSVFSWAIDIAKNLGLLSATFYTQSCSVSAIYYHFTQANLNIPSTHESSFSLDLPPLPALPPLKVTDLPSFIVETESSPNIFQLVSDQFYGFGKADWLFFNSFDKLEEQVLNWVETKWVVKTIGPTVPSMYLDKKMEDDREYGLSLFPSSTESCMNWLDSREKSGSVVYVAFGSLASLGEDQMEEIAQGLKNTNAPFLWVVRASEEGKLPSWFKEETSEKGLVVNWCPQLDVLAHRAVGCFVTHCGWNSTLEALSLGVPMVTIPQWSDQMTNSKYVMDVWKVGVRVKVNNENGFFTRDEIEVCIKKVMEEGDGGIGYEIRQNALKWKKLAIEAVDQGGSSDTNIQEFVSTISLLKKT from the exons atgGGTGAATTAGGAGCTCATGTATTGGCAATTCCATTCCCAACACAAGGGCATATAAATCCCATTCTTCAATTCTCCAAACGATTATCCTCAAAGGGTGTTAAAGTAACCATAATCGCCACAACTTTCATGTCCAAATCTCTTCCGCAGCTTCAAAAAGCAGCCGCCGACGCTTCCATCCAAGTAGACTGCATCTCCGACGGATACAATCCAGGTGACAACTTTCCCACCGTAGATGAATGTCTCGCTAGATTTAACGACGTCGTTCCTCAAACCTTAACCCAACTCATCGTCGACAAACATCTCAACTCCGATCATCCCCCGACCGTCCTAATCTACGACTCTGTTTTCTCATGGGCCATCGATATCGCTAAAAACCTCGGCCTTCTTTCAGCTACTTTTTACACTCAATCATGTTCTGTATCTGCAATTTACTATCATTTTACCCAAGCTAATCTCAACATTCCTTCTACACACGAGTCTTCTTTCTCTCTCGATCTACCGCCCCTGCCCGCTTTGCCTCCATTGAAG GTGACCGATCTTCCATCTTTCATAGTTGAGACAGAATCGAGCCCAAACATTTTCCAGCTTGTATCAGATCAATTCTACGGCTTTGGGAAGGCAGattggttattttttaattcttttgatAAGCTTGAAGAACAAGTGCTGAATTGGGTGGAAACGAAATGGGTAGTGAAGACGATTGGACCTACAGTTCCATCAATGTACCTGGATAAGAAAATGGAGGATGACAGAGAGTACGGACTGAGTCTCTTCCCTTCGAGCACTGAATCGTGCATGAATTGGCTCGATTCGAGGGAGAAATCGGGATCGGTCGTTTATGTGGCGTTTGGGAGCTTGGCTAGTTTGGGAGAAGATCAAATGGAGGAAATTGCACAGGGTCTCAAGAACACAAATGCTCCTTTCTTGTGG gtagTAAGAGCTTCGGAAGAAGGGAAACTTCCTAGTTGGTTTAAGGAAGAGACGTCCGAAAAGGGTCTTGTTGTGAATTGGTGTCCTCAACTCGATGTTTTGGCTCATCGGGCTGTTGGTTGTTTCGTAACTCACTGCGGATGGAACTCGACGCTTGAGGCACTAAGCTTGGGGGTACCAATGGTGACTATTCCTCAATGGAGTGATCAAATGACTAATTCAAAATATGTAATGGATGTTTGGAAAGTGGGAGTTAGAGTTAAGGTGAACAATGAAAATGGATTCTTCACTAGAGATGAGATTGAGGTTTGTATAAAAAAAGTGATGGAAGAGGGAGATGGAGGAATTGGTTACGAGATAAGACAAAATGCTTTGAAGTGGAAGAAGTTGGCGATTGAGGCGGTTGATCAAGGTGGCTCATCCGACACTAACATTCAAGAGTTTGTTTCTACCATTTCTTTGTTGAAGAAAACGTAG
- the LOC124932503 gene encoding pumilio homolog 12 has translation MDKGLMTEIEFDEIEKLLCEIPDATSLNLNYLDTELVNPSNGVSLCDDTLFDFGQNRPLSFIHEGKLSRGYKTQQQERRELPTEQSLAAAFEELNFYESTRRETLPAPSIDFRSFDTATIAEGRSHNWLKKPSSLNFYSQNYSYNGFEPKLGSHEELEKQQTIENYSASMEFTHHHGLQFLSCMPVHRTEPQPYFLDNQSPHLTWRHVNNGGCRTNQQFFCMQQQFCDQKMETRYPVRVMSQNFQQTTNQIMPIGPLDRNCWKRQNDRLTNEKSLDYSKTEQLSGRIYLMARDQHGCRSLQKKFTEGNREEIEKISAEVIIHIVELMTDPFGNYLVQKLLEVCTQDQQMQILHCITRNPGDLIRISCDMHGTRAVQKVIETLRTREQFSMVVSSLKPGIVTLMKNINGNHVAQRCLQYLTPEYIEFLFEAATSHCIELATDRHGCCVLQKCLSMSSGEQSAQLICEITSNTLLLSQDQFGNYVVQFILENRVVWATSYILDQLKGRYGCLSMQKYSSNVVEKCLKYTGEEHQASIIKELISNPHFDQIMQDPFGNYVIQAGLRNSEGEVHEKLMAALEPYIPMLRTSPFGKKILLCDGFRN, from the exons ATGGACAAAGGGTTAATGACTGAAATCGAGTTTGACGAGATTGAGAAGCTTCTTTGCGAAATTCCAGATGCTACTTCATTGAATCTAAATTATTTGGACACTGAACTTGTCAATCCTTCTAATGGAGTGTCTTTGTGTGATGACACACTATTTGATTTTGGCCAAAACCGGCCTTTGTCTTTCATACATGAAGGAAAACTCAGTCGTGGCTACAAAACTCAGCAACAAGAACGTCGGGAGCTCCCAACAGAGCAGTCTTTAGCAGCTGCATTTGAAGAATTGAACTTCTATGAATCCACAAGGCGTGAAACACTACCCGCTCCTTCGATTGACTTTAGATCATTCGATACTGCCACGATTGCAGAAGGACGAAGTCACAATTGGTTGAAGAAACCGTCCTCTTTGAACTTTTATTCTCAAAACTATTCATATAATGGATTTGAACCAAAATTGGGCAGCCATGAGGAACTTGAAAAACAGCAGACAATTGAGAACTACTCTGCTTCCATGGAGTTTACTCATCATCATGGTTTACAGTTTCTTTCTTGTATGCCAGTTCATAGGACAGAACCTCAACCTTATTTCTTGGACAATCAATCTCCTCATCTTACATGGAGACATGTAAATAATGGTGGCTGCAGGACGAATCAGCAGTTTTTTTGCATGCAGCAACAGTTTTGTGATCAAAAGATGGAAACAAGGTATCCGGTTAGAGTTATGAGCCAGAACTTTCAGCAAACAACCAATCAGATCATGCCTATTGGTCCTTTGGATCGAAATTGCTGGAAAAGACAAAATGATCGTCTCACAAATGAAAAAAGTTTGGATTATTCGAAAACAGAACAACTTTCTGGAAGGATATATTTAATGGCGAGAGACCAACACGGTTGTCGATCATTGCAGAAGAAGTTTACAGAAGGAAACCGAGAAGAGATTGAGAAGATATCTGCTGAAGTTATTATACATATTGTTGAGCTAATGACTGATCCTTTTGGAAATTATCTTGTTCAAAAGCTGCTTGAAGTTTGTACTCAAGATCAACAGATGCAAATACTCCATTGCATCACTCGAAATCCAGGGGATTTGATTAGAATTTCCTGCGACATGCACGG AACTCGGGCTGTACAAAAAGTTATCGAAACTCTAAGGACAAGAGAACAGTTCTCCATGGTTGTTTCATCTCTGAAACCGGGTATAGTAACTTTAATGAAGAACATAAACGGAAACCATGTCGCTCAGCGATGTCTGCAGTATTTGACTCCCGAATACATTGAG TTCCTCTTTGAAGCTGCAACTTCTCACTGTATTGAACTGGCGACGGATCGCCATGGCTGTTGCGTATTACAGAAGTGCCTAAGCATGTCAAGTGGCGAACAAAGTGCTCAATTGATATGTGAAATCACTTCAAATACTCTGCTTCTCTCCCAAGATCAATTTgg AAACTACGTCGTGCAATTCATCTTGGAGAATCGTGTGGTGTGGGCAACTAGTTATATTCTTGATCAATTAAAGGGAAGATATGGATGTTTGTCTATGCAGAAATATAGTAGTAATGTGGTTGAGAAATGTCTGAAATATACCGGAGAAGAACATCAAGCCAGTATTATCAAGGAGTTGATAAGCAATCCACACTTTGATCAGATTATGCAAGACCCTTTTGGCAATTATGTCATCCAAGCAGGATTAAGAAATTCAGAG GGAGAAGTTCATGAGAAATTGATGGCAGCATTGGAACCCTACATACCTATGCTAAGGACAAGCCCATTCGGGAAGAAGATACTCTTATGCGACGGTTTCAGGAATTAA